In Numidum massiliense, a single genomic region encodes these proteins:
- the mutS gene encoding DNA mismatch repair protein MutS, whose translation MCGYTPMIRQYLQIKADYPDCFLFFRLGDFYELFFDDARRASQELEITLTSRDGGKKERIPMCGVPYHSADSYIARLIARGFKVAICEQTENPAQAKGVVRREVVRVVTPGTVLGDQMLEEKQNNYLVAVDERRNMYGLAAADVSTGEVAYTELESLRALLDEVAAYAPAEIVTSSEFATDDAEQLKSHFSAPLTVLAADELTAEGAGALLNAQFPTQSEQLSDDPLAYATVACLLHYLHKTQKRGFSHLQSVHRYETDAFMALDQFARRNLELTATIRDGKRYGSLLWLLDHTATAMGGRLLKKWLDKPLLSVQAIEERLTAVQVFVDDMLLTEDVRDILKNVYDLERLAGRIAYGTANGRDLNALKRSLEQLPTLANTLKRAAPSFYATLGVPDLCQDVQQKIAAALVDDPPVSVKEGGLIREGYRAELDRLLTAKRDGKAWLTRLEQEERAATGIKSLKVGYNRVFGYYLEVTKANLHLLPEGRYVRKQTLANAERFITPELKEKEALILEAEERAVEVEYDLFIQLREAVGTEIKRLQTLAQWVATLDVWQSLATVSAKNDYVRPEIAPSGPLQIKEGRHPVVEQMIASGDFTANDTTLDAAAEQVLLITGPNMAGKSTYMRQVALIATMAHIGCFVPASAARIPLVDRIFTRIGAADDLVSGQSTFMVEMVETEQALTQATARSLILLDEIGRGTSTYDGMAIAHAIVEYIHDRVGAMTLFSTHYHELTQLADELPRVRNVHARCEERGGELLFLHRIEPGRADRSYGVHVAELSGLPDALIARAREVLEDLERGRYGGGTTRGQLSFAWPEPETERRTEQEDEPARQLTAPPGQVSVETDPRVRGVLAELTAWDVNNRTPLETAQLVSELQRKLMREKLNS comes from the coding sequence ATGTGCGGTTATACACCGATGATTCGCCAATATTTACAAATTAAGGCAGATTACCCCGACTGCTTTCTTTTTTTTCGGCTAGGGGACTTTTACGAGCTGTTTTTTGACGATGCACGCCGCGCGTCGCAAGAGTTAGAGATTACACTGACGAGCCGCGACGGCGGTAAAAAAGAACGCATCCCGATGTGCGGAGTGCCTTACCACTCCGCCGATTCATATATTGCCCGCCTCATTGCGCGCGGCTTTAAAGTGGCTATTTGTGAACAGACGGAAAATCCAGCACAAGCAAAAGGGGTGGTGCGGCGCGAAGTCGTTCGCGTCGTCACGCCAGGAACAGTGCTAGGAGACCAAATGCTCGAGGAGAAACAGAACAACTATTTAGTAGCTGTCGATGAGCGAAGGAATATGTACGGTTTGGCCGCGGCCGACGTATCGACGGGGGAAGTGGCTTATACGGAGCTTGAGTCGCTGCGCGCGCTCCTCGACGAAGTGGCAGCGTACGCGCCAGCCGAAATCGTGACGAGTTCCGAATTTGCAACCGACGATGCCGAGCAGCTTAAGTCGCACTTTTCGGCGCCACTGACAGTGCTGGCGGCAGACGAACTGACGGCCGAAGGAGCAGGCGCGCTACTTAACGCGCAATTTCCAACTCAGAGCGAACAACTGAGCGACGATCCGCTGGCGTATGCGACAGTCGCCTGTTTGCTACACTATCTACATAAGACACAAAAACGGGGCTTCTCTCATTTACAGTCGGTTCATCGTTATGAAACGGACGCCTTTATGGCACTCGACCAGTTTGCGCGCCGCAATTTGGAGTTGACGGCGACGATTCGCGATGGGAAGCGATACGGGTCTTTATTGTGGTTACTCGATCATACGGCGACAGCGATGGGTGGGCGCCTGTTGAAGAAATGGTTGGACAAGCCCCTCTTGAGCGTGCAGGCGATTGAAGAACGGTTAACGGCCGTACAGGTGTTCGTTGACGACATGCTGCTTACGGAAGATGTGCGCGACATTTTAAAGAATGTGTACGACTTAGAGCGGTTGGCAGGCCGGATCGCCTACGGCACCGCCAATGGACGCGATCTCAATGCGCTGAAGCGATCACTAGAACAGTTGCCGACGCTTGCCAACACGCTAAAGCGAGCCGCCCCGTCATTTTACGCGACGCTAGGTGTGCCCGACCTGTGCCAAGATGTGCAGCAAAAAATAGCGGCTGCCCTTGTCGATGACCCCCCTGTTTCCGTTAAGGAGGGCGGCCTCATTCGCGAAGGCTATCGTGCTGAACTCGATCGGCTATTGACGGCAAAGCGCGACGGCAAAGCGTGGCTCACGCGCTTAGAACAAGAAGAACGCGCCGCTACTGGCATTAAGTCGTTAAAAGTTGGTTATAACCGCGTGTTCGGGTACTACTTGGAAGTGACGAAAGCCAATTTACACTTGCTGCCGGAAGGGCGCTATGTGCGGAAGCAGACGCTAGCAAACGCGGAGCGGTTCATTACACCGGAATTGAAGGAGAAGGAGGCACTTATTTTAGAAGCGGAAGAGCGGGCCGTCGAGGTGGAATACGACCTGTTTATTCAATTGCGCGAAGCGGTCGGCACCGAGATTAAACGGTTGCAAACGTTGGCGCAGTGGGTGGCGACGTTAGACGTGTGGCAGTCGCTGGCAACAGTTAGTGCCAAAAACGACTATGTGCGCCCGGAAATCGCCCCTTCCGGGCCACTGCAAATTAAAGAAGGACGCCACCCTGTCGTCGAACAGATGATCGCGAGCGGTGATTTCACGGCGAACGATACGACACTCGATGCGGCAGCAGAGCAAGTTTTACTCATTACCGGACCGAATATGGCGGGGAAGAGTACGTATATGCGGCAAGTGGCGTTAATTGCCACAATGGCGCACATCGGCTGCTTCGTCCCGGCTAGCGCCGCGCGCATACCGCTCGTCGACCGCATTTTTACCCGCATCGGCGCAGCAGACGACCTCGTCTCGGGCCAAAGTACGTTTATGGTAGAAATGGTGGAGACGGAACAGGCGCTGACACAAGCGACGGCGCGCAGCCTCATTTTGTTAGACGAAATCGGCCGCGGCACATCGACGTACGACGGAATGGCGATTGCCCACGCCATCGTCGAGTACATTCACGACCGCGTCGGGGCGATGACGTTATTTTCCACCCACTACCACGAACTGACGCAGCTGGCTGACGAACTGCCGCGCGTGCGCAACGTGCACGCCCGTTGCGAGGAGCGCGGCGGCGAACTGTTGTTTTTGCACCGCATCGAACCGGGGCGCGCCGACCGCAGCTACGGGGTACACGTCGCCGAGCTATCAGGTTTGCCGGACGCGCTAATCGCGCGAGCGCGAGAAGTGTTAGAGGACCTCGAACGGGGGCGTTACGGGGGAGGGACGACGCGTGGGCAATTGAGCTTTGCTTGGCCCGAGCCGGAAACCGAACGTCGTACGGAGCAAGAGGACGAGCCAGCGCGGCAGTTAACAGCGCCGCCAGGGCAAGTAAGCGTAGAAACTGACCCGCGCGTCCGTGGCGTGTTGGCGGAATTGACGGCTTGGGATGTAAATAACCGCACCCCGCTAGAGACGGCTCAGCTCGTCAGCGAACTACAGCGGAAACTTATGCGGGAAAAGCTGAACAGCTAG
- a CDS encoding putative amidoligase domain-containing protein translates to MTLVQREQSLVTDDHRLTAPIALDHLQKGYHFSLYTLNSEETISRFPTRLIRLKHLHLHGIPVPDAGASRQLVRQYVIGVFQCRALFAYVSHDRAHWLAGGKVQTPERFKVVKRAERTKEVRTVERLAKRAVYALGLDYGVVRLGKATGGKSVVLDVLARPKLTSYMTTAFEQAFASYAKRLPDIVPSSKDVLLGTDPEFIMGDATGRLKLASDYFPYRGLVGCDAIWRGSNRADKPIVELRPRPSNSPRELVLSLHRAMLLAAKKINDPNVRWLAGALPYPGFPIGGHIHFSRVPLTFAFLRALDNYLALPLVLVEDRRGRKRRPKYGFLGDFREKLHGGFEYRTLPSWLISPTLTKGVFGLAKLIACHYPYFNDWPLSDVAVQKAYYDGNKEVIGNIVPRLWRTLTQFDTYREEQKNLDAYYQLLTSGKTWDETEDIRKKWRIPPFHHSRKL, encoded by the coding sequence ATGACGCTAGTGCAAAGGGAACAATCGCTTGTGACTGACGATCACCGCTTAACTGCGCCGATCGCGTTAGATCACCTGCAAAAAGGTTACCACTTTTCATTATATACATTGAACAGCGAAGAAACGATTTCCCGCTTTCCAACTCGCTTGATCCGCCTCAAACACCTACACTTACACGGGATTCCCGTTCCCGATGCCGGCGCGAGCCGTCAACTCGTTAGGCAGTACGTGATTGGCGTGTTTCAATGTCGTGCACTGTTTGCTTATGTGTCTCACGATCGGGCGCACTGGCTCGCGGGCGGTAAAGTGCAGACGCCGGAACGCTTCAAGGTTGTCAAACGCGCAGAACGGACGAAAGAAGTGCGCACGGTAGAACGGTTAGCGAAACGCGCTGTGTACGCCCTTGGATTAGATTACGGCGTCGTGCGGCTCGGCAAGGCGACGGGAGGAAAGTCGGTCGTGCTCGATGTGTTGGCGCGTCCGAAGTTAACGAGTTATATGACGACCGCTTTTGAGCAGGCGTTTGCCAGCTACGCGAAGCGCTTGCCGGACATCGTGCCGTCGTCAAAGGATGTCCTCCTCGGGACTGACCCGGAATTTATTATGGGCGACGCCACGGGAAGGTTAAAGCTCGCGTCCGATTATTTTCCGTACCGCGGACTCGTCGGTTGCGATGCGATTTGGCGCGGCAGTAACCGGGCCGATAAGCCGATCGTCGAGCTGCGGCCGCGCCCGAGCAACAGTCCGCGGGAACTCGTGCTTAGCTTGCACCGCGCCATGTTGCTAGCGGCCAAAAAAATTAACGACCCTAATGTGCGCTGGTTAGCTGGTGCCCTTCCATATCCGGGCTTTCCGATCGGCGGGCACATTCACTTCAGTCGCGTGCCACTCACTTTTGCTTTCCTACGCGCCCTCGACAACTATTTGGCGCTCCCGCTCGTACTCGTCGAAGACAGGCGCGGCCGCAAGCGGCGCCCAAAATACGGCTTTCTCGGTGATTTCCGAGAAAAGTTGCACGGCGGCTTCGAATACCGGACACTGCCGAGCTGGCTGATCTCGCCGACGCTAACGAAAGGGGTATTTGGCTTAGCTAAACTGATTGCGTGCCATTATCCGTATTTCAATGACTGGCCACTTAGCGACGTTGCGGTTCAAAAAGCATACTACGACGGAAATAAAGAAGTGATCGGCAACATCGTGCCGCGGCTGTGGCGGACGCTTACACAATTCGATACGTATCGTGAAGAACAAAAAAATCTCGATGCGTACTATCAGTTGCTAACATCCGGAAAGACGTGGGACGAAACAGAGGACATTCGGAAGAAGTGGCGCATACCGCCGTTTCACCACAGCCGCAAATTGTAA
- the cotE gene encoding outer spore coat protein CotE, with product MANTDTDFSFREVLTKAVCGKGRKFSQDAHQLAPPDSISTILGAWIINHSFEATKAGDVIEIAGNYDINIWYSYQKNTKTDVVKRTVSYIDHVPLSYFDKNVREGSEEVTALATQPPNCIEATITDDSNMVIVRVEREFHVEVVGETKLNVAVVDRELDGYEDKELGMEAFTDHERPDFEDLDPDLILDDLDG from the coding sequence ATGGCGAATACAGATACAGATTTTAGCTTCCGGGAAGTGCTTACGAAAGCCGTCTGTGGCAAAGGTCGTAAGTTTTCACAGGATGCGCACCAGTTAGCTCCGCCTGATTCGATCTCGACCATTTTGGGGGCCTGGATTATCAACCACTCCTTCGAAGCGACCAAAGCGGGGGATGTCATAGAAATTGCGGGGAATTATGACATCAACATTTGGTATTCGTACCAAAAAAACACGAAGACCGACGTAGTGAAGCGCACTGTCTCCTACATCGATCACGTGCCGCTCAGTTACTTCGACAAAAATGTGCGAGAAGGATCGGAGGAAGTGACCGCACTAGCGACGCAGCCGCCAAACTGTATTGAAGCGACGATTACTGACGACTCCAATATGGTCATCGTTCGCGTCGAGCGGGAATTTCATGTAGAAGTGGTCGGCGAAACGAAATTGAACGTCGCCGTCGTCGACAGGGAACTGGACGGCTACGAAGACAAGGAACTAGGCATGGAAGCGTTCACCGATCACGAGCGCCCCGACTTTGAGGATCTCGATCCCGACCTAATCCTCGACGACTTGGACGGCTAA
- a CDS encoding RicAFT regulatory complex protein RicA family protein, which translates to MVRERGLDHAGGHAHVLARVEQFAQKLQLTDEVSRFRTAERSVNDSARVQQLIADIKRTQKELVHAEHYVKPGYKQRLEQKLAQLNDELDNLPIVREYQQSQVEMNDLLQLIQHTIASGVSQALEVETGGEVRSGCGSGGPCGCKS; encoded by the coding sequence ATGGTACGGGAACGTGGTCTGGATCATGCGGGTGGACACGCGCATGTGTTGGCTCGGGTGGAGCAGTTTGCGCAAAAACTGCAGCTGACGGATGAGGTGAGCCGCTTTCGCACCGCTGAGCGAAGCGTAAACGACAGTGCACGCGTGCAGCAGTTAATCGCGGACATCAAACGGACGCAAAAAGAGCTCGTCCACGCCGAACATTACGTAAAGCCTGGCTACAAGCAGCGATTAGAACAAAAACTCGCCCAGCTGAACGACGAGTTGGACAACTTGCCGATCGTGCGGGAGTACCAGCAGAGTCAAGTGGAAATGAACGATCTGTTGCAACTAATCCAACATACGATCGCCTCCGGCGTGTCGCAAGCACTCGAGGTAGAAACAGGTGGCGAGGTGCGGAGCGGTTGTGGCAGCGGCGGCCCTTGTGGCTGTAAAAGCTGA
- the miaB gene encoding tRNA (N6-isopentenyl adenosine(37)-C2)-methylthiotransferase MiaB encodes MTKRTIDYAKYFTAPNLKKARKRYKEDIEILDFEQIPEDVRHIGVGKKYLIKTYGCQMNEHDTETIAGILEQMGYAATDDEKSADVILFNTCAIRENAEDKVFGEIGRIKPLKIENPDLILGVCGCMSQEESVVNRILQKHQHVDLIFGTHNIHRLPHLLKEALFAKEMVVEVWSKEGDVVENMPKARANRLKAWVNIMYGCDKFCTYCIVPYTRGKERSRLPQDVLAEVRDLARLGYKEVTLLGQNVNAYGKDLTDIDYRFGHLMDDIAKIAVPRVRFTTSHPRDFDDHLIEVLAQGGNLVEHIHLPAQSGNSLMLKRMARKYTRDDYMRLVEKIKKAIPNVVLTTDIIVGFPGETDEQFADTLSLMREVAYDSAFTFIYSPREGTPAAKWEDTTPPEVKKERLLQLNEIQDAISLRKNEQLRGEVVEVLVEGESKKNADVLSGRTRSNKLVNFRGSKTLIGQFAEVRITEPKTYTLGGTLVCDAQREAL; translated from the coding sequence TTAAAAAAAGCGCGGAAACGATATAAAGAAGACATCGAAATTTTGGACTTTGAACAAATTCCGGAAGACGTACGGCACATCGGCGTCGGAAAAAAATATTTGATTAAAACGTATGGCTGTCAAATGAACGAACACGATACGGAGACGATCGCCGGCATTCTCGAACAGATGGGCTATGCGGCGACCGACGACGAAAAGAGCGCCGACGTCATTTTGTTTAACACGTGCGCGATTCGGGAAAACGCCGAGGACAAAGTGTTCGGTGAAATCGGACGCATTAAACCGCTCAAAATCGAGAATCCGGATTTAATTCTCGGCGTGTGTGGCTGTATGTCGCAAGAAGAATCGGTCGTTAACCGCATTTTACAAAAACACCAACACGTCGATCTCATTTTCGGCACGCACAACATTCACCGCCTGCCGCATTTATTGAAAGAGGCGCTGTTTGCGAAAGAGATGGTTGTCGAGGTGTGGTCGAAAGAAGGCGACGTCGTCGAAAACATGCCGAAAGCGCGAGCGAACCGCTTAAAGGCTTGGGTAAACATTATGTACGGGTGCGACAAGTTTTGCACGTACTGTATTGTTCCGTACACGCGCGGCAAAGAACGCAGCCGCCTACCGCAAGACGTGCTCGCCGAGGTGCGCGACTTGGCCCGCCTCGGCTATAAAGAAGTGACGCTCCTCGGGCAAAACGTGAATGCGTACGGCAAGGACTTGACCGACATCGACTACCGCTTCGGGCATCTCATGGACGACATCGCGAAAATCGCTGTTCCGCGCGTGCGCTTTACGACGAGTCACCCGCGCGACTTTGACGACCACCTAATCGAAGTATTAGCGCAAGGGGGCAACTTGGTCGAGCACATCCACCTGCCGGCGCAGTCGGGCAACTCGCTCATGTTAAAGCGGATGGCGCGCAAATATACGCGCGACGACTACATGCGCTTAGTCGAAAAAATAAAAAAGGCGATTCCGAACGTCGTACTGACGACCGACATTATTGTCGGCTTCCCGGGAGAAACGGACGAACAGTTCGCTGACACGCTATCGCTCATGCGCGAAGTGGCGTACGACTCGGCGTTTACGTTCATTTATTCGCCGCGCGAAGGCACCCCTGCAGCGAAGTGGGAAGATACGACACCGCCGGAAGTGAAGAAAGAGCGGTTGCTGCAGTTGAACGAAATACAAGACGCGATCAGCTTGCGCAAAAACGAGCAACTGCGAGGCGAAGTCGTCGAAGTACTCGTCGAGGGTGAAAGTAAGAAGAACGCCGACGTGCTTTCTGGACGGACGCGTTCGAATAAACTCGTCAACTTCCGGGGATCAAAAACGTTGATCGGCCAGTTCGCCGAGGTGCGCATTACCGAACCGAAGACGTATACGCTCGGCGGTACACTCGTCTGTGACGCGCAAAGAGAGGCGCTATGA